The nucleotide window GCATTCAGGAGTCTGCTTTGAACCCGATGGCCATGGCTGCCGTCTTCTACCTGGTTTTTGCCCTTGGGCTTCTGGGTAACAGCATGCTGTTGTGGATGCTGCTGAAGATTATGCGAATCAAGACCATGACAGATGTGTGTCTGCTGAACCTGGCCGTTTCCGACCTGATCACCGTGTTCTCGCTGCCCTTATGGGCGCTTTCTACCCAGGGACATTTACCTGATGCTGATTGGCTCTGCAAACTCATGGTCGTTACCTATCAGCTGGGCTTCTACAGTGGTATACTTTTCGTGATGTTAATGAGTATCGACCGCTATTTAGCCATTGTCCACGCAGTGGCATCACTGGGAGCAAGAAATTTGCGTTACGCCGTTACCGCTAGCTTTGTCATCTGGACCGTTTCCTTCTGTGCTGCATTTCCAGCATCCTATTTCCACAAAATGATTAAGGATGAGAACCTCGTGGCACAGTGTGAATGGGATCCCGGCAATGGATCAGTCAAGACGTGGAAGCTGTTACTGAATTTCAGCCAAAACACAGTAGGACTCTTCATCTCCCTGCCAGTCACAGTCTACTGCTACGTCAGAATTATGCTGGTGCTCAGAAGGGCAAAGAACTCCAAACGAGGACGTGCCATGAAGTTAATTTTTGCTATCGTCGCTGTATTTGTGGTCTTCTGGGTGCCGTATAACCTGGCCGTATTTTTGCAGACACTGCATGACTTGGAAATCAATTATGCATGCAACAGCAATAACCAGATAATAACTGCCCTGTCCGTGACTGAGGCCATCGCGTTAGCCCACTGCTGTATCAACCCCGTCATCTACGCTTTCGTGGGAGAAAAATTTAGGAAATGTCTGTCCAAAGAGTTTTCTAAATGGCTACTTTGTGCAAAGTTTTACAAACCAACATCGACATATTCCAAAACCTCTGAAAATGAAACATCCAACACACCGTTATAAGAGAACTGATTTTACATATACatgatcagacataacattatgacgtTAATatattatgagtggtgaagtgaagaacactgaagatctcttcatcatggcacctgttagtgggtggatttatttatcaggcagcaaatgaacattttgatatcaaagttgatgttagaagcaggaaaaatgggtgaatGTAAGGATTTTAACCAGtttgacgtctagacgactgggtcagagcatctccatcactgcagctcttgtgggatgttcctggtctgctgtggtcagaatctatccaaagtgctccaagaaaggaacagtgatgaaccggcgacagggtcgtagGGGACGAGGCTCGTTGATGCACtcggggagtgaaggctggtccgtgtggtccgatccaacagacaagctcctgtagctgaaaCTGCTGAAGacgttcatgctgttgatgatcgaGGGGTCACGActgtgttttagcagcaaaagcgGACCAACACgatattaggcaggtgctcataatgttatgtctgatcagtgtgtgtgtttttatatatatatatatatatatatatatatacacatacacacacacacacacatacacacacacacacacacacacacacatatacatatgcaCAATATGTTGAAAAGTTtgtaaacacctgaccataagatttgtatgtgttttctgaaattcccattccacatttagttatcagttgctgtaataatataacctccattcttctgggaagatgttccacagattcattttgtacatatttcattttatatatatatatatatatatatatatatatatatatatatatatatatatatatatatatatatatatatatatacatatatatatatacacacacacacacacacacacacacacagtacagaccaaaagtttggacacaccttctcattcaaagagttttctttattttcatgactatgaaaattgtagattcacactgaaggcatcaaaactatgaatgaacacatgtggaattatatatggaattatatacataacaaaaagtgtgaaacaactgaaaatgtcatattctaggtacttcaaagtagccaccttttgctttgattactgctttgcacactcttggcattctcttgatgagcttcaagaggtagtcacctgaaatggtcttccaacagtcttgaaggagttcccgagagatgcttggcacttgttggccctttgccttcactctgcggtccagctcacccctaaaccatctcgattgggttcaggtccggtgactgtggaggccaggtcatctggcgcagcaccccatcactctccttcttggtcaaatagcccttgatgccttcagtgtgactctacaattttcatagtcatgaaaataaagaaaactctttgaatgagaaggtgtgtccaaacttttggtctgtactgtgtgtgtgtgtgtgtgtgtgtgtgtgtgtgtgtgtgtgtgtgtgtgtgtatatatatatatgtacacacacatacacgtatatgtatacacacacacacatacatacatacacacacacacacacacacacacatatatatataaactgtacatacttttaaataaatctatatatactatatatactatattacatTAGCCTTACACATAATCttttaatttaaacacacacacatgaaagcAATGGatcaaatattatatttgtattaacaataactaatataaaaaaggatttttacttaaaaatccatctccttttgttttattatgacTGGAGTCACACTATTTTAAAGTGGGAAAAAGAAAGTGATCAAATTAAGTTGACATAATATACTTTACCATTTCAagagtacttttttttactcttttttttttagcttagtACAGtggtttatacactatatatataaattatatgactgtgattaatattaaaaaaaaaaaaaaaaaagaaatatgaaagaATTGCCCAGTGCATTACAGAATTGCATCATTGCAGAGTCATGCTCTTCTAAGTGCACAAGCCACAAAGGTGAATGTTTTGAAAGATTCGCTGTAGAGCACAAAACTGTTCAAAGCCGGATTTCCTGCACATCACTCTTTGTCGCTTTCTTACAAGAAAACCTGTCTAATGTGcatgttacaaataaaaaggaTGCCTTGAAGGAAGAAGCTCATCAAAAGTAATGAGAAGAAGCATGTCAGAGTTTGTAGAAATCTATAGAATCTGCTATTTGAAGGTCAATAAGGATAAGTAATAAGGATTTTGTGATTGGCAAATTGTAAACCACTGAAGGAGATTTGATCAACTTCCTCCACCTGTGTTCTGGCCTGTGGATTTGTGAGGCCTTGAGCGAGATCATGAGCATAAGCCCCTAATCCACAACTCGACCCTGAACTACAGCTCACAGTGctaaaaaaaagcagcactttACAGTAGACATTTTTCAATTCTTTTGAATGTATATAAACATCTATATGTTTTAATACAAACATGAACTTACAagtgtgtaattattaaaaactaatttaaagAGTGAAAACAGCATATTAGGCAAAAAGGTTCTGATTATCTGATTATGAAGTATGAAGGTGACGGATCTTTTCCTGTGTAATATGTTGTGACTAAATTTCACAGAACAATCTTCCTGAGAAACAGGATTGTGTTGCAGTATGTAAATTATGAACAGAGAAAAGCATTACCAACAGGAACGCCCACAGCGAGAGAACTCTTACTACACGTACACTCTCAGCATAAGTGTGGGGTTACGTGTGGACTCTTACCACATCTTCTCATTTAAACCTCACAAAATATCTTTACTTCAATGTGGCATCTAATGGCTTGTTTTTCTGACAGGTACAGTAACTCTGCTTGGTGTCACTGCTTCATGCTTCTATCCTGCTCTtgaaacacacactttttccatGACTCTTCATAGCAATCTTtaactttgttttctttttttttgaatgaGTGGATTGGAAATTCCCTCAGCAAACAATTATGCATAAGTCTATAATACAATAAAGGTGCAAAGAGCAGCTTTACCTGCACTCTCTACATCTGAGCCTacattttagaagaaaaaaagatggagtTGAAGATTATCAGGCCACTTCCTTGCTGTGAACAAGTTTTGATTTTAATCAGTGCAGCCATTGGCATCAAAGAGCGGATTTGGAACAGTTCTGAGAAGTCAGAGGTGGTGTCCTCATTTTGTAGATCATTTTATCAGCATCACTATCAGCATCCACACACAGAATAGATGGGATTCTAGAACAGTCAATCGCTCACAATCATGCAGCAGTCAAAACGGCTTTAACTGAGACTACTTTCATTTACACTTGATTTCAACAGCATTGATCTTCTCACAGAAAATCCATGTAGTAATACTGATGCTGGTcaaagtcttaaaaaaaattagaagcTCCAAACTTTTATACCATTTAATTATGTTACACACTGCCACCACGATCGGTTGTATTAGAGATCACATTCTGAGAGGAATGGATTTTTATCAGCAGGAGTGCGACCTGAAACATGATTCAAATAACAATATGTGTAAGAAGAATGCTTATCTTGAAGAGAAGTGAGTAACATCACTTACACAGAAATCTTTTGCCATAACTGGGCTCACCTTAAACAACTTCTGTCTGGAGGATTTTCTGCTTGTGTGCAAATTTTTtactaacgtgtgtgtgtgtgtgtgtgtgtgtgtgtgtttttgtacacgCTTGTACATACAGATTAAACTGTGGAGGTGTTTTTAACTGTGATGATTAAA belongs to Silurus meridionalis isolate SWU-2019-XX chromosome 4, ASM1480568v1, whole genome shotgun sequence and includes:
- the si:cabz01093077.1 gene encoding C-C chemokine receptor type 4, whose amino-acid sequence is MHRTPIIRREDEIISTMESTERMTTTEMYSTADYYDYTEPCIQESALNPMAMAAVFYLVFALGLLGNSMLLWMLLKIMRIKTMTDVCLLNLAVSDLITVFSLPLWALSTQGHLPDADWLCKLMVVTYQLGFYSGILFVMLMSIDRYLAIVHAVASLGARNLRYAVTASFVIWTVSFCAAFPASYFHKMIKDENLVAQCEWDPGNGSVKTWKLLLNFSQNTVGLFISLPVTVYCYVRIMLVLRRAKNSKRGRAMKLIFAIVAVFVVFWVPYNLAVFLQTLHDLEINYACNSNNQIITALSVTEAIALAHCCINPVIYAFVGEKFRKCLSKEFSKWLLCAKFYKPTSTYSKTSENETSNTPL